One Elaeis guineensis isolate ETL-2024a chromosome 10, EG11, whole genome shotgun sequence genomic window carries:
- the LOC105053157 gene encoding annexin D5, with amino-acid sequence MSTLSIPPVLSSPRQDAIDLYKAFKGFGCDSAAVVNILAHRDATQRALIQQEYRAMYSEELIKRLSSELSGNLKRAMLLWVLDPPGRDATILRQALSGDVIDLQAATEVICSRTPSMIQIIKQAYYAKFGSYLEHDIHRQTSGDHQKLLLACVSMPRYEGPEVDSIMVANDAKALFKAGEKRLGTDEKAFIRIFSERSSAHLAAVSSCYSHTYGSSLEKAVKSETSGYFEVALLAILRVAENPAKYFAKVLRKAMKGLGTNDTTLIRVVVSRTEIDMQYIKAEYRKKYNKPLKDAIHSETSGHYRTFLLSLVGPNN; translated from the exons GATTCGGCTGTGACAGTGCAGCAGTAGTAAACATTCTTGCTCACCGCGATGCAACACAACGTGCACTCATTCAACAGGAATACCGAGCCATGTATTCTGAGGAGCTCATCAAACGCTTATCTTCTGAGCTCAGTGGAAACCTAAAG AGAGCAATGCTCCTATGGGTTCTTGATCCACCAGGACGTGATGCAACTATATTAAGGCAGGCACTCAGTGGAGATGTCATTGATTTGCAAGCAGCCACTGAAGTAATATGCTCTCGTACACCATCAATGATACAGATAATTAAACAAGCATACTATGCAAAATTTGGTTCTTATCTTGAGCATGACATTCATCGTCAAACCTCTGGAGATCACCAAAAG TTGCTTCTTGCATGCGTAAGCATGCCACGTTATGAAGGCCCTGAGGTTGATTCTATAATGGTAGCTAATGATGCGAAGGCCCTCTTTAAAGCTGGTGAGAAGCGTTTAGGAACAGATGAGAAGGCTTTCATCCGTATCTTCAGTGAAAGAAGCAGTGCACATTTAGCAGCTGTTTCTTCTTGCTACTCTCATACATATGGTAGCTCCCTTGAAAAG GCTGTGAAGAGTGAGACATCTGGATATTTTGAAGTTGCTCTTCTTGCAATCCTCAGAGTTGCTGAAAATCCTGCCAAGTATTTTGCTAAG gTGTTGCGCAAGGCAATGAAAGGCCTAGGAACCAATGATACAACACTCATAagggttgtggtctccaggactGAGATTGATATGCAATATATAAAAGCAGAATACCGGAAGAAATACAACAAACCCTTGAAGGATGCGATCCATTCAGAGACATCAGGCCATTATcgaacttttcttctctctcttgtgGGTCCCAACAATTAG